GCCGATCGGCGCGGCCTCCATCGAAGCGGCGATCAAGCAGGCCGGCGTGGGCATCGAGATGAGCCTGCTGGCGTTCAAGTGGGGCCGCATGGCGGTGGTCGACCTCGATTTCGTCAAGGCCGAGATCCACAAGTACGAAGCCAAGGCGTCCAGACTGCCGGCGCTGACGCCGGAAGCCCGCCAGATCGTCGATTCCGTCGGCGCCGCCGGCGAGGTCCGCCACCTGCTCGAGGTCCGCGTCCCCGACCTGATCGAATACCAGGATGCCGCCTACGCGCGCCGCTATGCCGCGAAGATCAAGGACGTGCTGGAAGCCGAGAAGCGCGTCGCGCCCGAGAGCAGCGCGCTGGCCGAGGCCGCGGCCCGCTACTTCTACAAGCTGATGGCCTACAAGGACGAATACGAAGTGGCGCGCCTGCACTCCGACCCGGCCTTCCTGGCCGAGCTGGACGCGCAGTTCCCGAACGGCTACACGGTCGAGTACAACCTCGCGCCGCCGCTGTTCTCGAAGCGCGACCCGGAGACCGGCGAACTCATCAAGCAGAAGTACGGCCCGTGGGTGCTGAAGGCGTTCCGCCATCTCGCCAGGTTCAAGCACCTGCGCGGCGGCAAGTGGGACATCTTCGGCAAGACCGAGGAGCGCCGCCAGGAACGCCAGGCGATCGAGGACTACGGCAGGCTGCTCGACGAGATCGCCGGCAAGCTGAGCCGCGACAACCTCGCCACCGCCGTGCAACTGGCCAGCGTGCCGGACGACGTCCGCGGCTACGGTCACGTGAAGGAGAAGAACATCCATCTGGCGAAGGAGAAGGAAGCCAGGCTGCTCGAAGCCTTCCGCAATCCACAGCCGGCCCGCGTCGCCGCCTGATTCTTCCCCTGCGCGGCAGGGTGGCCTTCCGCCGCTGCGCGGAAAGCCGCCCGGCGCCGGCGGCATCAGCTCCCTCTTGGCCTCTCCCGCGCATCGCGGGCGGGGCTCTTTTTTTCCTCCGCCCGCACCGTCGCCGCCCTTCGCGGCACCACGTTTGACGCCCGGCGCCGGGGGCAACAGAATCCGGCCTGCCCGCGCAGCCCGCCACATGCCGGCCGCGGCGATGCCTGCGGATGCGGGCACGGCCATCCAGCCGCCTGCCCGGCACCAACCCGAACGCCCTTCCGGATCTCCAGTTCATGAGACGCGCCCCAGCCGCCGCCCTCCCCGCCCCCGAACCCGCCGAACGCCACGACTGGCAGACGGTCAAGAGCCTGCTGCCTTTCATCTGGGCCTACCGCGGACGCGTACTGTTCGCGCTCGCCTGTCTGTTCGCCGCCAAGGGCGCCAACGTGGCGGTGCCGCTGATCTTCAAGGATCTGATCGACGCCCTGTCGATCACGCCGCAGCAGGCGCTGATCGTGGTGCCCGCGGCGCTGCTGCTGGCCTACGGCATGCTGCGCTTTTCCACCTCGCTATTCACCGAACTGCGCGAGGTGGTGTTCGCCCGCGTCACGCAGCAGGCGGTGCGCGAGATCACGCTGCGCACCTTCCGCCACCTGCATTCGCTGTCGCTGCGCTTCCATCTCGAGCGCCAGACGGGCGGCCTCACCCGCGACATCGAGCGCGGCACCCGCTCGGTGGGCTCGCTGATCAGCTACACGCTGTACTCCATCCTGCCGACGATGATCGAGATCAGCCTCGTCATCGGCATCCTGCTGGTCCGCTACGACGCCGTCTTCGCCCTGATCACGCTGGCGACGCTCCTGCTGTACGTGGTGTTCACCGTGAGCGTCACGAACTGGCGCACCGCGCTGCGCCGCCATGCCAACGAACTGGATTCCGCGGCAAACTCGCGCGCGATCGACAGCCTGATCAACTTCGAGACGGTCAAGTACTTCAACAACGAGGAATACGAAGCGCGCCGCTACGACGAACAGCTGCAGAAGTGGATCAAGGCCCAGATCACCAACCAGTACTCGCTGTCGGCGCTCAACGTCGGCCAGGCGGCGATCATCGCCGTCGGCGTCACCGCGATGATGTGGCAGGCCACCGTGCGGGTGGCCGCCGGCAGCATGACGATCGGCGACATCGTGCTGGTGAATGCCTTCCTGATCCAGCTCTACGTCCCGCTGAACTTCCTCGGCGTGCTGTACCGCGAGATCCGCCAGTCGCTGACCGACATCGAACGCATGTTCGCGCTGATGCACCAGCACCGCGAGGTGGCCGACGCGCCGGGTGCGCTGGCGCTGCCACCCGGCCCGGCGAGCGTGCGCTTCGAACACGTGGACTTCGCCTACGATGCCAAGCGCCCCATCCTGTTCGACGTCGATTTCGAGATCCCCGCCGGCAGCACCGTCGCGGTCGTGGGGCATTCCGGCTCCGGCAAATCGACCCTGGCGCGGCTCCTGTACCGCTTCTACGACGTGCAGCAGGGCGCCATCCGCATCAACGGCCACGACCTGCGCCAG
This DNA window, taken from Thauera sp. K11, encodes the following:
- a CDS encoding ABCB family ABC transporter ATP-binding protein/permease, with amino-acid sequence MRRAPAAALPAPEPAERHDWQTVKSLLPFIWAYRGRVLFALACLFAAKGANVAVPLIFKDLIDALSITPQQALIVVPAALLLAYGMLRFSTSLFTELREVVFARVTQQAVREITLRTFRHLHSLSLRFHLERQTGGLTRDIERGTRSVGSLISYTLYSILPTMIEISLVIGILLVRYDAVFALITLATLLLYVVFTVSVTNWRTALRRHANELDSAANSRAIDSLINFETVKYFNNEEYEARRYDEQLQKWIKAQITNQYSLSALNVGQAAIIAVGVTAMMWQATVRVAAGSMTIGDIVLVNAFLIQLYVPLNFLGVLYREIRQSLTDIERMFALMHQHREVADAPGALALPPGPASVRFEHVDFAYDAKRPILFDVDFEIPAGSTVAVVGHSGSGKSTLARLLYRFYDVQQGAIRINGHDLRQLGQHSLRAAIGIVPQDTVLFNDTLLYNIQYGRPNASRAEVEAAARAAQLEDFIRELPDGYGTRVGERGLKLSGGEKQRVAIARALLKNPAILIFDEATSALDSKTEKAIQAQIERAAEGRTALVIAHRLSTIMDADEIIVLEAGRIVERGRHAALLARGGTYAQMWLLQQQEEEEAAAPAA